A single genomic interval of Antechinus flavipes isolate AdamAnt ecotype Samford, QLD, Australia chromosome 1, AdamAnt_v2, whole genome shotgun sequence harbors:
- the LOC127544710 gene encoding LOW QUALITY PROTEIN: venom factor-like (The sequence of the model RefSeq protein was modified relative to this genomic sequence to represent the inferred CDS: inserted 1 base in 1 codon), producing MEAPKILALSQLLLLLGLPLAHGDPLYLLVAPRVLWVGSPENIMLQVHPDPEQPLVETLEVFLTIWDFPLERKLLYNLPLTLNLENNYMALAPVTIPDSVVFPPRPGKQYVVLKASSKNFSLMKTILVAPHAGYIFIQTDKTIYTPEQWIQYRVFTVNHGLDPVLRPFTINIKNPQGISVISQNLGEESGFFVGSFQLPELVSFGTWTIEAHYQSGPQNPYSVSFEVKEYVLPSFEVQLVPNKTFFYLNDMTXGIDIEARYVFNKPVDGHAVAIFGIKLDSSWIAIQDSLQRVKISEGHGHASLSKDTLTTQFQDLNNLLGVSIFVNVTVFSSAGEMVQAEHSGVKIVQSPYNIRFTRTPHYFKPGMPFHFGVSVTHLDGSPASEVPVQCEGNRVQTSAEGLGSLTLNTAINLEKLSIRVETKDELLQPHEQASAELTIQAYKTQENSENFLHIEVNTLETEIGKSFQLSLNTRHKNQDIKERITHFTILLLSKGQITHVQIEPRRAGGIVTSSMVLVRPELLPSFRILAYYILPGSSPELVADSIWIDVKDTCMGTLQIGLKDSTDDGVYEPSVLVNLLLTGDPHALVGLVAVDKAVYALNSKHKISQKKVWDVVETRDIGCTAGSGRDNLGVFTDAGLDLTTSAGINTVASEDWQCPRSSSSSSRKSRSLKILEKKRQKVNEFRVQLERRCCEAGFREGPVGLSCEDRVPWVRHGPACKAAFLQCCHHGAMLDQEAQAERLVLGTADEDEDPDLWILEEDLPVRTVFPETWLWRKVTLPKNPARGSRLASMIIPVTLPDSITTWQIMAVSLRKGKGVCISEPLELVVRKVFFMDLKLPFSVVRNEQVQIQAVLHSYLKRTARVRVEFPYKKALCSKASKTQSFFQRVSVPPASSRVVYFIVLPVEQGKVDVEVKVEGSGVWDQVKKTLFVQAEGQIERLSYSMLLDPKGLTQQEIVQRSVFENMVPGTNAEVFVSVQGDILGEPILGALTPSELHKLLTVPTGCPEQTLSSLAPLVILTQYLDATGQWGQVGVERRKQVMDNIASGYARMLTHRNSEGTYHIHQESPGSTWLTSYAFRVFAMAFKLMTNNKIELDILCSSAKWLITQRQEEDGSFQEKAPVIVKSMQGGYWGSEAKVSLTALVLIALKEGKILCTSEDLNVSASIQRAATFLEQQLPNLKTVFSVAVASYALALADSPRADDRLDDFASPDKSHWQVKNDKKSLSTVEATAYALLQKLQLGRHGDTHAISKWLIERRELGGGFHSTQTTVVALEALTRYRQAIPAGGDSAIQVQIAVPTREFAVRWTFDQTSSYQLRSHKFSAQDDLIIKASGTGKGTLSVLTIYHKLPHSQKSSCHPYHLNVTLHPDERREEETYHLRIEARYTGPQDATMTILEVSLLTGFYPDEGDLKQLTSNIEMYAFQYETKTSSSNSSVILYLEKLSNQMNTVLSFRIHRLLNTELLQAAPVTIINYYEPEERCRVFYNVPGDAVLMRRLCHKDVCRCAEEKCPSLTSNHNINQKELQITACQPSVDFVYKAHLTELEQIDTYVYYTMKILEVIKSGTDIGVLNKNKKFISHIMCFHALGLKANETYLIMGQSSDLWKTRDNYSYALSTDTFIIKWPEISDVDFLEFRNELEKFSEFLSNHGCEN from the exons ATCCCGGATAGCGTAGTCTTCCCTCCACGTCCAGGGAAGCAGTATGTGGTCCTCAAAGCCTCCTCCAAGAACTTCTCTCTGATGAAAACCATCCTGGTTGCTCCACATGCTGGCTACATCTTCATCCAGACGGATAAGACCATCTATACCCCTGAGCAATGGA TTCAATACAGGGTGTTCACAGTGAACCATGGTTTAGACCCAGTGTTGAGGCCATTCACCATCAACATAAAG AATCCTCAAGGCATCTCGGTCATCAGCCAGAACCTAGGGGAGGAGAGTGGTTTCTTTGTGGGTTCCTTCCAGCTCCCTGAATTGGTCAG TTTTGGAACCTGGACTATTGAGGCCCATTATCAGAGTGGGCCCCAGAATCCATACAGTGTGTCCTTTGAAGTGAAAGAATATG tgCTCCCATCCTTTGAGGTCCAGTTGGTTCCCAATAAGACCTTCTTCTACCTTAATGACATGA TTGGGATTGATATTGAGGCCAG ATATGTTTTCAACAAGCCTGTTGATGGACATGCCGTGGCCATTTTTGGGATAAAACTGGACTCTAGTTGGATTGCCATCCAGGACTCACTGCAGAGAGTAAAG ATTTCTGAAGGCCATGGACATGCTTCCCTCAGCAAGGACACCCTGACCACACAGTTCCAGGATCTCAACAATCTCCTGGGGGTTTCAATTTTTGTCAATGTTACTGTATTCTCCTCTG CAGGTGAAATGGTTCAGGCTGAGCACTCAGGGGTGAAGATAGTCCAGAGTCCCTATAATATCAGATTCACCAGAACACCTCATTATTTCAAGCCTGGAATGCCCTTCCACTTTGGG GTCTCAGTCACCCATCTTGATGGATCTCCAGCATCTGAGGTTCCTGTGCAATGTGAAGGCAACAGGGTCCAGACTTCAGCTGAAGGGCTTGGTTCCTTGACCCTTAACACTGCAATCAATTTGGAGAAACTGTCCATTCGA GTGGAAACAAAGGATGAGCTTCTTCAGCCCCATGAACAGGCCTCAGCTGAGTTGACAATCCAGGCCTATAAGACTCAGGAAAACTCTGAAAACTTCCTACACATTGAGGTCAACACTTTGGAAACTGAGATTGGGAAAAGCTTTCAATTAAGCCTCAATACAAGGCACAAGAATCAGGACATCAAAGAGAGAATCACACACTTCACCATCTTG TTACTGAGCAAAGGGCAGATCACACATGTCCAGATCGAGCCCAGGAGAGCAGGGGGCATTGTAACATCTTCCATGGTCCTTGTGAGGCCAGAACTACTGCCATCCTTCCGTATCCTAGCCTATTACATCCTCCCAGGCTCCAGTCCAGAGCTCGTGGCCGACTCCATCTGGATTGATGTGAAGGACACATGCATGGGCACT CTTCAGATAGGCCTGAAGGACTCAACTGATGATGGAGTATATGAACCCAGTGTCCTTGTGAACCTACTGCTGACTGGTGACCCTCATGCTCTGGTGGGCCTGGTTGCCGTGGACAAAGCTGTCTACGCCCTAAACAGCAAGCACAAGATTTCCCAAAAGAAG GTTTGGGATGTGGTGGAGACTCGAGACATTGGCTGCACTGCAGGAAGTGGGAGAGACAACCTGGGTGTTTTTACGGATGCTGGTCTGGACCTCACAACCAGTGCTGGGATAAACACGGTGGCTAGTgaag ACTGGCAATGCCCCCGgagttcctcctcttcctcacgCAAAAGCAGGTCCCtgaaaattctggaaaaaaaaagacaaaaag TGAATGAATTCAGGGTCCAGCTGGAGCGACGCTGCTGTGAGGCAGGCTTTCGGGAGGGGCCTGTCGGACTCTCATGCGAGGACCGGGTGCCCTGGGTACGCCACGGCCCCGCCTGCAAGGCTGCCTTTCTACAGTGCTGTCACCACGGGGCAATGCTGGATCAGGAGGCCCAGGCGGAGAGGCTGGTGCTGGGGACTG CTGACGAAGATGAGGACCCAGACTTGTGGATCCTGGAAGAGGACTTGCCAGTACGCACAGTCTTCCCTGAGACTTGGCTCTGGAGAAAGGTCACTTTGCCCAAAAACCCTGCCCGGGGTTCAAG ACTTGCTTCTATGATCATCCCTGTGACCCTGCCTGATTCCATCACCACTTGGCAAATCATGGCTGTGAGCCTCCGGAAGGGCAAAG GTGTTTGCATCTCAGAGCCCCTAGAGCTGGTGGTCAGGAAGGTTTTCTTCATGGACCTGAAGCTGCCCTTCTCTGTGGTCAGGAATGAGCAGGTCCAAATCCAAGCCGTGCTGCATAGCTACCTGAAAAGAACTGCCCGG GTTCGTGTAGAATTTCCCTACAAGAAGGCGCTGTGTAGTAAGGCCAGCAAGACCCAGTCCTTCTTCCAGAGAGTCTCCGTGCCTCCTGCCTCCTCCAGGGTGGTGTACTTCATTGTGCTTCCTGTAGAGCAGGGCAAAGTTGATGTGGAAGTCAAAGTTGAGGGATCTGGAGTCTGGGACCAAGTGAAGAAAACCCTCTTTGTTCAG GCAGAAGGACAGATAGAGAGACTCTCTTATAGTATGCTGTTGGACCCCAAAG GTCTTACCCAGCAGGAAATTGTGCAGAGAAGTGTCTTTGAAAACATGGTGCCTGGCACAAATGCAGAAGTGTTTGTCAGTGTACAAG GAGACATTCTTGGTGAGCCCATCCTTGGAGCGCTGACACCATCTGAATTGCACAAGCTGCTAACAGTGCCAACAGGCTGTCCTGAGCAGACCCTGAGCTCTTTGGCCCCTCTGGTCATCCTGACCCAATACTTGGATGCCACGGGGCAGTGGGGTCAAGTTGGAGTGGAGCGAAGAAAACAGGTGATGGACAACATTGCTTCTG GTTATGCTCGGATGTTGACTCACCGGAATTCAGAGGGTACCTATCACATCCACCAGGAAAGTCCTGGGAGCACATG GCTCACCAGCTATGCATTCAGGGTTTTTGCTATGGCCTTCAAGTTAATGACCAATAATAAAATAGAGCTAGATATTCTGTGCAGCAGTGCCAAATGGCTCATTACCCAGAGACAAGAAGAGGATGGAAGCTTCCAGGAAAAAGCCCCAGTGATTGTAAAGTCCATGCAG GGCGGATATTGGGGTTCAGAGGCCAAAGTTTCTCTGACTGCTCTGGTGCTGATTGCCCTGAAGGAAGGCAAGATTCTATGTACCTCTGAGGACCTG AACGTGAGTGCCAGTATCCAGAGGGCTGCCACCTTCCTTGAGCAGCAGCTACCGAATCTGAAAACAGTGTTCAGTGTGGCCGTTGCCTCTTATGCCCTGGCCCTTGCGGACAGCCCCCGGGCTGATGACCGACTGGATGATTTTGCATCACCAG ATAAGAGTCACTGGCAGGTGAAAAATGACAAGAAGTCTCTCTCCACGGTGGAGGCCACGGCGTATGCTCTCCTGCAGAAGCTGCAGCTCGGTCGGCATGGAGATACACATGCTATCAGCAAGTGGCTCATTGAGCGGCGGGAGCTCGGTGGCGGCTTCCACAGCACCCAG ACCACAGTGGTGGCACTTGAGGCCCTGACACGGTACAGACAGGCCATCCCCGCTGGCGGGGACTCGGCCATCCAGGTCCAGATCGCCGTTCCCACACGGGAGTTCGCTGTGAGGTGGACCTTTGACCAGACTAGTTCCTACCAGCTCCGCTCTCACAAG TTCTCGGCACAGGATGACCTCATCATCAAAGCTAGTGGTACTGGAAAAGGTACCCTCTCT GTCTTGACCATTTACCACAAGCTTCCACACAGCCAAAAGAGCTCTTGCCACCCTTATCATCTGAACGTAACCTTGCATCCTGATG agagaagagaagaagagaccTATCATTTGAGGATTGAGGCAAG GTACACGGGGCCCCAAGATGCCACAATGACTATCCTGGAAGTGTCGCTGTTGACTGGTTTCTATCCTGATGAGGGTGACTTAAAGCAG CTTACAAGCAACATTGAGATGTATGCTTTCCAATATGAGACCAAGACCAGCTCCAGTAACAGCTCTGTCATCCTCTATCTGGAAAAG CTCTCCAACCAAATGAACACTGTGCTGAGCTTCCGCATTCACCGGCTACTTAATACAGAACTCTTGCAAGCTGCTCCTGTCACCATCATCAACTACTATGAGCCTG AGGAGAGATGCAGGGTCTTCTACAATGTGCCGGGAGATGCTGTGCTTATGAGAAGGCTCTGCCATAAAGACGTCTGCCGGTGTGCTGAAG AAAAGTGTCCATCCCTAACCAGTAACCACAATATCAACCAAAAGGAACTGCAGATCACAGCTTGTCAGCCAAGTGTTGACTTTG TTTATAAGGCCCACTTGACAGAACTGGAGCAGATTGATACCTATGTCTACTACACTATGAAAATCCTGGAAGTCATCAAAAGTG GTACAGACATTGGAGttctcaacaaaaacaaaaaatttatctCCCACATAATGTGTTTCCATGCCCTTGGGCTGAAGGCCAATGAGACATATTTAATCATGGGCCAGTCATCAGATCTGTGGAAGACGAGAGATAA CTACAGCTATGCTTTAAGCACAGATACCTTCATCATCAAGTGGCCAGAAATATCTGATGTCGATTTTTTGGAATTTcgaaatgaactggaaaagttttcagaatttctaagtaATCATGGCTGTGAAAATTAG